From one Streptomyces sp. Q6 genomic stretch:
- the sigK gene encoding ECF RNA polymerase sigma factor SigK, whose translation MKEVVYIGRHPSAEPNLEQMVGRVALGDEEAFASVYDRVAGPVLGTVRAVLRDHAQSEEVAQEVLVEVWRTAPRYRADLGTAMNWILTLAHRRAIDRVRSVEAAAARDHKAALLARTPDFDQVTEQVEARLEQEQVRRCLRTLTEVQRQAVTLAYYRGLTYRQVAEALTLPLGTVKTRLRDGLIRLRDCLGVTA comes from the coding sequence GTGAAAGAAGTCGTATACATCGGCAGACATCCATCCGCCGAGCCGAACCTGGAACAGATGGTGGGCCGTGTCGCGCTCGGCGACGAAGAGGCCTTCGCCTCGGTGTACGACAGGGTCGCGGGCCCGGTTCTGGGCACCGTGCGCGCCGTCCTGCGGGACCACGCGCAGTCGGAGGAGGTGGCGCAGGAGGTGCTGGTGGAGGTCTGGCGCACGGCACCGCGCTACCGTGCCGACCTGGGCACAGCGATGAACTGGATCCTCACCCTGGCCCACCGGCGCGCGATCGACCGCGTGCGCTCGGTGGAAGCCGCCGCGGCGCGTGACCACAAGGCGGCGCTACTGGCCCGCACACCCGACTTCGATCAGGTGACCGAGCAGGTGGAGGCGCGACTCGAGCAGGAGCAGGTGCGGCGCTGTCTGCGCACGTTGACCGAGGTCCAGCGGCAGGCCGTCACGCTCGCCTACTACCGTGGTCTGACCTACCGTCAAGTGGCCGAAGCGCTGACCCTGCCCCTGGGGACGGTCAAGACCCGGCTGCGGGACGGGCTCATCCGGCTGCGCGACTGCCTGGGGGTGACCGCGTGA
- a CDS encoding alpha/beta hydrolase yields MTGGEQRVSGDAARAGGALVVLRTPPRARAAVLYLHGGRADSRSPSRPWHLAALRMRPFVRALSAALPDDPVLLAQVRYRVRGWNGTDADALHDARQALRELSGLVRDVPVVLVGHSMGGRAALGAAGAAQVKAVVALAPWLPEGEPVTHLRDKDVVVFHGDRDRVTDPGASAAFVQRARAAGARARFHLVPGGDHAMLRGSSHWHRTTAATVADLVGPRTGRPRG; encoded by the coding sequence ATGACCGGCGGTGAGCAGCGCGTGTCCGGGGACGCGGCGAGGGCGGGCGGCGCGCTGGTTGTGCTGCGCACACCGCCCCGGGCGCGGGCCGCCGTGCTGTACCTGCACGGCGGCCGGGCCGACAGCCGTTCACCGTCACGGCCCTGGCATCTCGCCGCGCTGCGGATGCGTCCGTTCGTTCGGGCCCTCTCCGCCGCGCTGCCGGATGATCCCGTCCTGCTGGCACAGGTGCGCTACCGCGTACGCGGCTGGAACGGTACCGACGCCGACGCCCTGCACGACGCCCGCCAGGCACTGCGGGAACTGTCGGGACTCGTCAGGGACGTGCCGGTGGTGCTCGTGGGCCACTCGATGGGCGGACGAGCCGCTCTGGGAGCCGCGGGCGCGGCCCAGGTCAAGGCCGTCGTAGCGCTGGCCCCCTGGCTTCCCGAGGGCGAACCCGTGACCCACCTGCGCGACAAGGACGTCGTGGTGTTCCACGGAGACCGCGACCGGGTCACCGACCCCGGCGCCTCGGCAGCGTTCGTGCAGCGCGCTCGCGCGGCCGGTGCGCGCGCCCGGTTCCACCTCGTTCCTGGGGGCGACCACGCCATGCTGCGCGGCAGCTCCCACTGGCACCGCACGACCGCCGCGACCGTCGCGGATCTCGTGGGACCGCGAACCGGTCGGCCTCGCGGCTGA
- a CDS encoding Asp23/Gls24 family envelope stress response protein has protein sequence MNAHTDPSNSAVDPEDDELLSCGRLLSQAWAAWEQHADDEHARTCPSCRQAVRELDELESAVHGLRHETTELSDYDPEPLTRRVMDLVRLELRPGRPLPLGEPAEGLWIMEAVAARSIRAAAETVPGVRAGSCRLPASDGDGTVRAHLEIHAPARVPLPDVAALVRERVREAADRELGLALTVVDIRVTDIVPAAADEEQEGPTP, from the coding sequence ATGAACGCCCACACCGACCCGTCGAACAGCGCCGTCGACCCCGAGGACGACGAACTCCTGTCGTGCGGCAGGCTCTTGTCCCAGGCTTGGGCCGCCTGGGAGCAGCACGCCGACGACGAGCACGCCCGGACCTGCCCGTCCTGCCGGCAGGCTGTGAGAGAGCTCGACGAGCTCGAGTCCGCGGTACACGGACTGCGCCACGAGACGACGGAACTCTCCGACTACGATCCCGAGCCGCTGACCCGACGGGTCATGGACCTCGTGCGACTGGAGCTGCGTCCGGGGCGTCCGCTCCCCCTCGGTGAGCCGGCCGAGGGCCTGTGGATCATGGAGGCGGTCGCGGCCCGTTCGATCCGCGCGGCGGCCGAGACCGTGCCCGGAGTGCGGGCCGGCTCATGCCGCCTGCCGGCCTCCGACGGCGACGGCACGGTCCGGGCCCACCTGGAGATTCACGCTCCGGCCCGCGTGCCCTTGCCGGACGTCGCCGCCCTCGTGCGTGAGCGCGTACGGGAGGCCGCGGACCGTGAACTGGGCCTGGCCCTCACAGTCGTCGACATCCGCGTCACCGACATCGTGCCCGCCGCGGCCGACGAGGAACAGGAAGGCCCTACTCCATGA
- a CDS encoding DUF6286 domain-containing protein has protein sequence MRKVVRGAALEAVAAREVSASATVVGRRAVVGVRVTLPFPAQLSAATRSVQEHVTARTRALTGLDVPSARVVVAGLAAHGTPPSPTDADADADVGPAGRPPRRWWSQRRRAAGLLLASAAAAAIVCTVDVLRVHAAGEPPAEWRPAAVRWLAGHGPGDPAVTLAGAVAALIGVWLLILALTPGRRRRLTLRTAGDGWCAAIDRSAVAALIRDVVADVPGTQDVKARCGRRTVTVRGEVAFGDCASARYQALRAATGLLAACDLRRPPRLRLALRPAGTWQAPATTDRAGAPHPGDPATDEENA, from the coding sequence GTGCGCAAGGTTGTCCGGGGCGCCGCCCTGGAGGCCGTCGCCGCGCGGGAGGTGAGCGCGTCGGCCACCGTCGTGGGACGACGAGCCGTCGTCGGTGTGCGGGTGACGCTGCCCTTTCCCGCGCAGTTGTCGGCGGCCACCCGCAGCGTGCAGGAACACGTCACCGCCCGCACGCGCGCACTCACGGGCCTGGACGTCCCTTCGGCTCGTGTGGTGGTGGCCGGGTTGGCCGCGCACGGCACGCCGCCCTCGCCGACCGATGCCGATGCCGATGCCGACGTCGGACCGGCAGGGCGGCCGCCGCGCCGCTGGTGGTCCCAGCGGCGGCGTGCCGCAGGCCTGTTGCTGGCGTCGGCGGCGGCTGCCGCGATCGTGTGCACGGTCGATGTCCTGCGGGTGCACGCCGCCGGTGAGCCGCCTGCGGAGTGGCGGCCCGCCGCGGTGCGATGGCTGGCCGGTCACGGTCCCGGCGACCCGGCCGTCACACTGGCCGGCGCCGTCGCCGCACTCATCGGTGTGTGGCTGTTGATCCTGGCCCTCACACCGGGTCGGCGACGCCGGTTGACACTCCGGACGGCAGGGGACGGATGGTGCGCTGCGATCGACCGGTCAGCCGTGGCCGCTCTGATCCGAGACGTCGTGGCTGATGTGCCCGGAACCCAGGACGTCAAGGCCCGCTGCGGTCGACGGACCGTCACGGTGCGGGGCGAAGTCGCCTTCGGGGACTGCGCGTCGGCTCGGTACCAGGCACTCCGCGCTGCCACCGGCCTGCTGGCCGCCTGCGACCTGAGGCGCCCCCCGCGCCTGCGCCTCGCCCTACGGCCCGCCGGCACCTGGCAGGCGCCGGCTACCACCGACAGGGCCGGCGCGCCGCACCCCGGAGATCCGGCGACCGACGAGGAGAACGCATGA
- a CDS encoding phospholipase D-like domain-containing protein yields the protein MTAIETRSDAVPVQIQRLRRRLERLIGVAATEGNELVALRNGDEIFPAMLGAVRAAEHTIDMMTFVYWRGQVARDFAAALAERARAGVRVRLLLDGFGAKEIEQRLLDEMDAAGVQVAWFRKPLWLSPFKQNHRCHRKALIVDEHTAFTGGVGIAQEWCGDARNPDEWRDTHVKVRGPAVDGIAAAFAQNWAECHDDLYDDRDRFTEHTQPGTSIVQVVRGSASFGWQDMQTLVRVMLTSAEHRFRLATAYFAPDTYFIDLLCATARRGVKVEIMLPGPHTDQRACQLAGQHHYTRLLEAGVSISQYQPTMLHAKIITVDGVASLIGSTNFNRRSMDHDEEVMLAVLDEQFTAGLDRDFDADLARSAAIDPTRWKRRAALQRVREAAVLPVRRFL from the coding sequence GTGACTGCCATAGAAACCCGCTCCGATGCCGTTCCGGTCCAGATCCAGCGGCTGCGCCGCCGACTGGAGCGGCTGATCGGCGTGGCTGCCACGGAAGGCAACGAACTCGTCGCCTTGCGTAACGGGGACGAGATCTTTCCTGCCATGCTGGGGGCTGTCCGGGCCGCCGAGCACACCATCGACATGATGACGTTCGTGTACTGGCGCGGGCAGGTGGCCCGGGACTTCGCCGCCGCTCTCGCCGAACGGGCCAGGGCCGGGGTGCGGGTGCGGCTGCTGCTGGACGGGTTCGGCGCCAAGGAGATAGAGCAGCGGTTGCTGGACGAGATGGACGCCGCCGGTGTGCAGGTGGCCTGGTTCCGCAAGCCGCTGTGGCTCTCTCCGTTCAAGCAGAATCACCGATGCCACCGCAAGGCGCTCATCGTCGACGAGCACACCGCCTTCACCGGCGGCGTCGGCATCGCCCAGGAATGGTGCGGCGACGCCCGCAACCCCGACGAGTGGCGCGACACCCACGTCAAGGTCCGCGGGCCGGCGGTGGACGGCATCGCCGCGGCGTTCGCCCAGAACTGGGCCGAGTGCCACGACGACCTCTACGACGATCGCGACCGGTTCACCGAGCACACCCAACCCGGCACATCGATCGTGCAGGTGGTGCGCGGTTCGGCCAGCTTCGGCTGGCAGGACATGCAGACCCTCGTACGGGTCATGCTCACCTCGGCCGAACACCGCTTCCGCCTGGCCACCGCCTACTTCGCACCGGACACGTACTTCATCGACCTGCTGTGTGCGACCGCCCGCCGCGGAGTGAAGGTCGAGATCATGCTGCCCGGACCGCATACCGACCAGCGCGCCTGCCAACTGGCCGGCCAGCACCACTACACACGCCTCTTGGAGGCAGGTGTGTCGATCTCCCAGTATCAGCCGACCATGTTGCACGCCAAGATCATTACGGTGGACGGGGTCGCCTCGCTGATCGGGTCCACCAACTTCAACCGACGCTCCATGGACCACGACGAGGAAGTCATGCTCGCCGTCCTGGACGAGCAGTTCACCGCCGGTCTGGACCGGGACTTCGACGCGGATCTCGCACGCAGCGCGGCCATCGATCCGACCCGTTGGAAGCGCCGCGCCGCACTGCAACGGGTGCGGGAGGCAGCAGTCCTTCCTGTCCGCAGGTTCTTGTAG
- a CDS encoding SH3 domain-containing protein, whose translation MEKSLIAPQVRRVVTALTLAAAVTGAGLVAAGSSEAAAKGCHVTAHAVSLRSKPSSRATSVGIAYKGNKCSEKDWGTNWTKVKMTSGNAKGRTGWIRNDLIHRAAEDIPLELH comes from the coding sequence ATGGAAAAGAGTCTCATCGCTCCGCAGGTACGCAGGGTTGTCACCGCACTGACCTTGGCCGCAGCCGTCACCGGTGCCGGGCTGGTCGCAGCCGGGTCGTCCGAGGCTGCCGCGAAGGGCTGTCACGTCACCGCACATGCCGTCTCGTTGCGCTCCAAGCCGTCCTCCCGAGCCACGTCGGTCGGTATCGCCTACAAGGGCAACAAGTGCTCCGAGAAGGACTGGGGAACCAACTGGACCAAGGTCAAGATGACTTCGGGTAACGCCAAGGGGCGAACCGGCTGGATCCGTAACGACCTGATCCACCGGGCCGCCGAGGACATCCCCCTCGAACTCCACTGA
- a CDS encoding DUF6193 family natural product biosynthesis protein, whose protein sequence is MSSEPVPADLYPDVAAHGSLAAALQAVAADQGLSLPLTVTPSDPLRHATITSVVPHRHSAYVAAWHHARNWGIRGSSNNRLMICGNTKDLRELPSVIHGWAEGASLDDIGLAAPFDVLTGRFEVPDDNPSGVIASQWQWLLKTAGDADWPQYQALIEAAYAQPRLRSLYPFTSHWALSFSSIPHSPFSPPFVSIDSPRGTDAYTIREWWHKPVLCQVATPAEAVDVAVARIPDDLVSEVPDVHGPQP, encoded by the coding sequence ATGAGCAGTGAACCGGTGCCGGCCGATCTCTACCCCGACGTGGCAGCCCACGGCAGTCTCGCGGCGGCGCTCCAGGCCGTGGCGGCCGACCAGGGACTGTCCCTTCCGCTGACCGTCACGCCGTCCGATCCACTGCGCCATGCCACGATCACCAGCGTCGTTCCGCATCGCCACTCGGCCTACGTCGCAGCGTGGCATCACGCACGGAACTGGGGCATCCGGGGATCGTCCAACAACAGGTTGATGATCTGCGGGAACACCAAGGATCTGCGGGAACTGCCCTCCGTGATCCACGGTTGGGCCGAAGGAGCCAGCCTTGACGATATCGGGCTCGCCGCGCCCTTCGACGTTCTGACCGGACGTTTCGAGGTCCCCGACGACAACCCCAGCGGCGTCATCGCCTCGCAGTGGCAGTGGCTGCTCAAGACCGCAGGTGATGCCGACTGGCCGCAGTACCAGGCGCTCATCGAAGCCGCCTACGCGCAACCGAGGCTCCGCAGCCTCTATCCGTTCACCAGCCACTGGGCACTGAGCTTCTCCAGCATTCCCCACTCCCCCTTCTCCCCGCCGTTCGTCTCGATCGACTCGCCTCGGGGAACCGACGCGTACACCATCAGGGAGTGGTGGCACAAGCCCGTCCTGTGCCAGGTCGCGACGCCGGCCGAAGCGGTCGATGTCGCCGTCGCCCGAATCCCCGACGACCTCGTGTCCGAAGTCCCTGACGTCCATGGTCCGCAACCATGA
- a CDS encoding Imm21 family immunity protein yields the protein MSLTWLDTEGGPYIVVPRTALPHWSGTEGDYDRACDVMDFVGVLALPDGAEALVLGDEPLSTAYLPEHRVLVRWYYGESKEGVADIIRAGLATAEWEEGPVLSTTGELVMFYAAYFGTEVGTLADSTALELAAGRYRVDSASIEPDDLTSFRVHRFVELT from the coding sequence ATGTCGTTGACGTGGCTGGATACGGAGGGCGGCCCGTACATCGTGGTTCCACGCACCGCGCTGCCGCACTGGTCGGGAACGGAGGGCGACTACGACCGGGCCTGCGACGTGATGGATTTCGTCGGAGTCCTCGCACTGCCTGACGGAGCCGAGGCACTGGTCCTCGGGGACGAGCCTCTCTCCACCGCCTACCTTCCCGAGCATCGAGTCCTCGTCCGCTGGTACTACGGGGAGAGCAAGGAAGGTGTCGCGGACATCATCCGGGCTGGACTTGCCACCGCCGAGTGGGAGGAAGGACCCGTACTGAGCACCACTGGCGAGCTCGTCATGTTCTACGCCGCCTACTTCGGCACCGAGGTCGGGACACTCGCAGACAGCACCGCTCTCGAACTCGCCGCTGGCCGCTACCGGGTGGACTCGGCAAGCATCGAACCCGATGACCTGACGTCCTTTCGCGTCCACCGATTCGTCGAGCTGACCTGA
- a CDS encoding DUF1295 domain-containing protein, with amino-acid sequence MNGFDWGGFTAGLAWSAAAAMAVMLVTFTVAVRKGMHRIVDVAWGIGFTAVAVVSFLASQDAGDAGRRVLVTVLTAVWGLRLAGHIAWRGRGHEEDPRYERMLAKAPGSRNLYALRMVYLLQGALVWLVSLPVQAAQYVPGPMSGFAWAGTALWAVGLFFETVGDAQLARFKADPTATGRIMDRGLWRYTRHPNYFGDFCVWWGLFLITCDSLTAAALSVVSPVVMSLLLTRGSGKRLLEQHMADRPGFAEYAARTSGFFPLPPRG; translated from the coding sequence GTGAACGGCTTCGACTGGGGCGGTTTCACGGCGGGCCTGGCCTGGTCGGCCGCCGCGGCCATGGCCGTCATGCTCGTCACGTTCACCGTCGCCGTGCGCAAGGGTATGCACCGGATCGTCGACGTCGCCTGGGGCATCGGCTTCACCGCGGTCGCCGTGGTGAGCTTCCTGGCCTCGCAGGACGCCGGCGATGCGGGACGCCGCGTCCTGGTCACCGTACTGACGGCGGTGTGGGGATTGCGGCTCGCCGGGCACATCGCCTGGCGGGGCCGTGGGCACGAAGAGGATCCGCGATACGAGCGGATGCTGGCCAAGGCCCCTGGAAGCCGGAACCTGTACGCCCTGCGCATGGTCTACCTGCTCCAGGGTGCCCTGGTCTGGCTCGTGTCGCTGCCGGTGCAGGCCGCCCAGTACGTACCGGGACCGATGAGCGGATTCGCCTGGGCCGGAACCGCGCTGTGGGCGGTCGGACTGTTCTTCGAGACGGTCGGTGACGCTCAGCTCGCCCGCTTCAAGGCGGACCCGACGGCGACGGGCCGCATCATGGATCGCGGGCTGTGGCGCTATACCCGCCATCCGAACTACTTCGGTGACTTCTGCGTCTGGTGGGGCCTGTTCCTCATCACGTGCGACTCGCTGACCGCGGCGGCCCTCAGCGTCGTCTCGCCGGTGGTGATGAGCCTGCTGCTGACGCGGGGCAGTGGCAAGCGGCTCCTGGAGCAGCACATGGCCGACCGTCCGGGATTCGCCGAGTACGCGGCGCGGACCAGCGGATTCTTTCCGCTGCCGCCGCGCGGATGA
- a CDS encoding Asp23/Gls24 family envelope stress response protein has translation MVTQQMAAVERQGASPKRSTLSETTTEVGAGRPGVEEPASTRGRTAIADVVVVKIAGMAAREIPGVHAMGGGLSRTIGAVRERIPGGRANVGRGVKVEVGERQTAIDLDLVVEYGVQIMEVTADVRENVILAVERITGLEVVEVNVTVNDVHLPGDDDAPTPGESRVE, from the coding sequence ATGGTGACGCAGCAGATGGCAGCCGTTGAGCGGCAGGGCGCCTCGCCGAAGAGGAGCACGCTGTCCGAGACGACGACCGAGGTCGGTGCCGGGCGCCCGGGTGTGGAGGAGCCGGCGTCGACGCGCGGCAGGACCGCGATCGCCGATGTGGTCGTCGTGAAGATCGCGGGCATGGCGGCACGGGAGATTCCGGGGGTCCATGCGATGGGGGGCGGCCTGTCACGCACTATCGGCGCCGTGCGCGAGCGGATTCCGGGCGGCCGGGCCAATGTGGGGCGCGGAGTGAAGGTCGAGGTGGGGGAGCGGCAGACCGCGATCGACCTCGATCTCGTGGTCGAGTACGGCGTGCAGATCATGGAGGTCACCGCCGACGTGCGGGAGAACGTCATTCTGGCGGTCGAGCGGATCACGGGCCTGGAGGTCGTCGAGGTCAACGTCACCGTCAACGACGTCCATCTCCCCGGCGACGATGACGCCCCGACGCCTGGCGAGTCCCGGGTCGAGTAG
- a CDS encoding YihY/virulence factor BrkB family protein, whose protein sequence is MSTEPTAVPARAAAERVVPSPVDLCRALRRTPLSMWNDDITDYAAALTYYATLAVLPGLLVMVAAFGLVSPGTAQSLIEDVTAYAPGQAGNQLHDLLTRMMRENAGAWTVIATGLVSALWSACSYLAVFRRALHHMHHAPDRRTPLARAHRIVGTALALLSLLLLTALVLVLSRPVAEGIGRALQLDATVPLAWTIARWPLLLALVVLLVSTVFRNGPQTARVRHLSLPGGVLAAVLWLIVTGGFALYTSIITTYGRLYGSLAGIVVFLIWLWLSNLALLAGAQFSAELAAAETAGGSA, encoded by the coding sequence ATGTCCACTGAACCCACCGCGGTGCCCGCCCGGGCAGCCGCCGAACGCGTCGTCCCCTCACCGGTCGACCTCTGCCGGGCCCTGCGCCGCACACCCCTGTCGATGTGGAACGACGACATCACCGACTACGCCGCCGCGCTCACCTACTACGCGACCCTGGCCGTGCTGCCGGGTCTGCTGGTGATGGTGGCGGCGTTCGGACTCGTCAGCCCCGGTACCGCGCAGTCACTGATCGAGGACGTCACCGCCTACGCGCCGGGGCAGGCGGGCAACCAGCTCCACGACCTGCTCACCCGCATGATGCGAGAGAACGCCGGCGCCTGGACCGTCATCGCCACCGGCCTGGTGAGCGCCCTCTGGTCCGCGTGCAGCTATCTGGCGGTGTTCCGGCGCGCGCTGCACCACATGCACCACGCTCCCGACCGGCGCACGCCCCTGGCGCGGGCCCACCGCATCGTTGGGACCGCGCTCGCCCTGCTGTCCCTTCTCCTTCTGACCGCGTTGGTGCTCGTGCTGAGCCGACCGGTCGCCGAAGGAATCGGGCGAGCGCTCCAACTGGATGCCACCGTGCCTCTCGCCTGGACGATCGCCCGCTGGCCGCTGCTGCTGGCCCTGGTCGTCCTGCTGGTCTCCACGGTGTTCCGCAACGGCCCGCAGACCGCCCGCGTACGTCACCTCAGTCTTCCCGGGGGTGTCCTGGCCGCCGTGCTGTGGCTCATCGTGACGGGTGGCTTCGCGCTCTACACGTCCATCATCACCACCTACGGCCGCCTGTACGGATCCCTCGCCGGCATCGTCGTCTTCCTGATCTGGCTGTGGCTGTCCAACCTGGCGTTGCTCGCCGGCGCCCAGTTCTCGGCCGAACTCGCCGCGGCGGAAACGGCCGGCGGCTCGGCGTGA
- a CDS encoding RNA polymerase sigma factor — MARAFTPSAPPASGENAVDGEPDDDGDDLLTVRAAEGDEDAFALLVQRHAPAMTRLATTLLGTSSEAEDAVQEAFISAWRRLPEFQRRASFGSWMYRIVTNRCLNVLRARRPAAPLEEAGHIAAAEHSTSPSRITEARDAVRELRQALDLLSPEQRACWVLRELDGRSYEFVADAVGISQEAVRARVFRARRCLTQALGAWR; from the coding sequence GTGGCGCGGGCCTTTACACCGAGCGCCCCACCGGCCAGCGGGGAGAACGCAGTCGACGGCGAACCGGACGACGACGGCGACGACCTGCTCACGGTCCGCGCGGCGGAGGGCGACGAGGACGCCTTCGCCCTCCTCGTCCAACGCCACGCGCCCGCGATGACCCGGCTCGCCACGACGCTGCTCGGCACGTCGAGCGAGGCCGAGGACGCCGTTCAGGAGGCCTTCATCAGCGCCTGGCGGCGACTGCCCGAGTTCCAGCGGCGTGCCTCGTTCGGTTCGTGGATGTACCGGATCGTCACCAACCGCTGTCTGAACGTGCTGCGCGCACGCCGCCCCGCGGCCCCGCTGGAGGAGGCGGGCCACATCGCGGCGGCCGAACACAGCACGTCCCCGTCCCGTATCACCGAAGCCCGGGACGCGGTCCGTGAACTCCGGCAGGCCCTCGACCTGCTGTCGCCCGAACAGCGCGCCTGCTGGGTGCTGCGGGAACTGGACGGCCGCTCTTACGAGTTCGTCGCCGACGCGGTGGGCATCAGTCAGGAAGCCGTCCGCGCCCGGGTCTTCCGCGCACGCCGTTGTCTGACACAAGCTCTGGGGGCCTGGCGATGA
- a CDS encoding anti-sigma factor — protein sequence MNTADLHTLTGAYALHALSDDERAAFEQHLADCAACTQESAELTVTAVRLGLAASVVPPAALREQVLRRITGVRQDTPREAASVRVARTGTARRRTLKHWALAASVAAAAALGGTAVWQHRQATDAQDQVHQAERRGERIAAVLAAPDARTRTAKLADGATGTVVVSASQDKAVFIVSGMDRPPQGKVYQLWFDDGGTMRAAGLMDTERSDQAALLSGGVDGASGMGVTVEPSGGSDHPTSAPVALMRFPA from the coding sequence GTGAACACCGCCGACCTGCACACCCTGACCGGCGCCTACGCACTGCACGCGCTGTCCGACGACGAGCGCGCCGCGTTCGAGCAGCACCTCGCGGACTGCGCGGCATGCACCCAGGAGTCCGCCGAACTCACGGTGACGGCAGTCCGGCTCGGCCTCGCCGCCTCGGTCGTGCCCCCGGCCGCGCTGCGGGAGCAGGTACTGCGGCGGATCACCGGAGTGCGACAGGACACGCCGCGCGAAGCGGCCTCGGTCCGCGTCGCGCGCACGGGGACGGCACGTCGCCGAACGCTGAAGCACTGGGCCCTCGCCGCGAGTGTCGCGGCGGCCGCCGCGCTGGGCGGGACCGCGGTGTGGCAGCACCGACAGGCCACGGACGCACAGGACCAGGTCCACCAGGCCGAGCGGCGCGGCGAGCGGATCGCGGCCGTGCTCGCGGCGCCCGACGCACGCACCAGGACGGCGAAGCTGGCCGACGGCGCCACCGGCACCGTCGTCGTCTCCGCCTCCCAGGACAAAGCCGTCTTCATCGTCTCGGGAATGGACCGGCCGCCTCAGGGCAAGGTCTACCAACTGTGGTTCGACGACGGCGGGACGATGCGCGCGGCCGGACTCATGGACACCGAACGAAGCGACCAGGCGGCGCTGCTGAGCGGTGGCGTCGACGGAGCGTCGGGCATGGGAGTGACGGTGGAGCCCTCGGGCGGCTCGGACCACCCGACCTCCGCACCGGTGGCCCTGATGCGCTTCCCCGCCTGA
- a CDS encoding YdcF family protein, with protein sequence MLLYVPSALCFVAFCAGVVRERRRLSNAVLLGLTCVFAAVAALLQLGSITPGLSRDVAVGLLGIAAVAVVVLAGFLLANGVTMMRKEGRSLGNLVSLGVGLTLTMLLALMIAALVLNTRALAVVAGAAVVLVGYVAFLFVCFLFYAALYQRLGFWRRGDFVVVLGSGLIGGRTVPPLLASRLEQARKEHARLSRRGRRPVLIVSGGRGPDEELPESHAMADYLLERGFPADLVEREDRSTTTEENLTFSQALMHARKPASRCVIVTSNYHAFRAAITARRLGVRGNVVGAPTASYFWPSAVIREFVALLVHYRRLNTAVLLVVLLGGLFLWWWGWPPTNHL encoded by the coding sequence ATGCTGCTCTACGTGCCGTCCGCACTGTGTTTCGTCGCATTCTGTGCGGGGGTGGTACGGGAGCGCCGCCGGCTCAGCAACGCAGTCCTTCTGGGACTGACCTGCGTGTTCGCCGCTGTGGCCGCTCTCCTCCAACTCGGTTCCATAACGCCTGGGCTGAGCCGCGACGTCGCAGTCGGCCTGCTGGGGATTGCTGCCGTCGCCGTGGTCGTCCTGGCAGGGTTCCTGCTCGCCAACGGCGTCACGATGATGCGCAAGGAGGGCAGGAGCCTGGGGAACCTGGTGTCCTTGGGCGTCGGTCTCACGTTGACGATGCTGCTCGCCCTGATGATCGCGGCGCTGGTCCTGAACACGCGGGCCCTGGCGGTCGTCGCGGGGGCAGCCGTCGTGCTGGTCGGCTATGTCGCTTTCCTCTTCGTGTGTTTCCTCTTCTACGCCGCTCTCTATCAGCGGCTGGGTTTCTGGCGCAGGGGCGACTTCGTCGTCGTTCTCGGCTCCGGGCTGATCGGCGGCCGCACCGTGCCCCCGCTCCTGGCCAGTCGGCTGGAGCAGGCCCGCAAGGAACACGCGCGGCTGTCGCGGCGGGGACGGCGCCCCGTGCTCATCGTGTCGGGCGGACGAGGGCCCGACGAGGAGCTGCCGGAGTCCCATGCGATGGCTGACTATCTGCTGGAGCGCGGCTTCCCCGCCGATCTCGTCGAGCGCGAGGACCGGTCGACGACCACGGAGGAGAACCTGACGTTCAGCCAGGCCCTGATGCACGCGAGAAAGCCCGCGTCGCGCTGCGTGATCGTCACGAGCAACTATCACGCGTTCCGTGCCGCCATCACGGCGAGACGACTGGGGGTCCGGGGCAACGTCGTGGGAGCGCCGACGGCGTCGTACTTCTGGCCGAGCGCCGTCATCCGCGAGTTCGTCGCCCTCCTCGTGCACTACCGCCGCCTCAACACGGCGGTGCTCCTCGTCGTTCTTCTGGGCGGCCTGTTCCTCTGGTGGTGGGGCTGGCCACCCACGAACCACCTCTAG